From the Pseudodesulfovibrio indicus genome, the window TCAAGACCCTCACCGGCGAGGTCTTCATCGAGCGCAACGGGGAGAAACTGGTGGCCGAGGTGGGCGGCTATCTGCTTGAGGGCGATACGCTGGTCACCGGAGAGAACTCCTCGATCGGCGTCATCTTCCGCGACGACACCATCCTTTCCCTGGGGTCCCGGTCCACGGTCCGCATCGACCGCTTCGTCTTCGACCCGGCGGCGGAAAACATGAGTTTCCTGACCAACGTCAGAAAGGGCACCGTCCAGTTCATCTCCGGTCAGATGACCAGGCTCCAGCCCGGCAGCATGGTCGTCGAAACCCCGTTGTCCACCATCGGCATCCGGGGCACCCGTTTCCTCATCAAGGTGGACTAGGAGCGCGCCATGAAAAGACTCGCATTCATCTTCATCTGTTGTCTGATGCTGGCGGGCTGCGGCGGCCAGACCGTGGTCCTGCTGCCCGACCTCAACGGCCATGTGGGCGAACTGACCGTCAACGACAAGGAGGGCGAAGCCGTGACCCTGACCGAGGCCAACCAGTCCGTCAGCGGCTCCGGCAAGGTCACCACCCTGTCCGACGAACAGGTCCAGGCCACCTTCGGCGAAGCCCTGGCGGCCCAGCCCCTTCCCACGGCCCGGTTCCTGCTCTACTTCGCCAGCGATTCGGCCAAACTCAAGCCGGAATCCGAATCCGAAATCCCGGCCATCATAAAGGCCTGGAAGGACCGCGCCTCCACGGACGTGTCCGTCGTCGGCCACACCGACGCCCTGGGCGAAAAGCAGTACAACTACGACCTGTCGGTCCGGCGGGCGAAGAAGGTCCGCGACCTGCTGGTCAAGGAAGGCCTGCCCGAGGACATCATCGAGCTCACCTCCCACGGCGAGGAGAACCCGCTCATCCCCACGCCCGACGGCAAATCCGAACCGAGAAACCGGCGGGTCGAAGTCCTCGTCCGCTGATCCCCATCCCCAACAAAAAAAGCCCCCGCGCACCATCGTGCGCGGGGGCTTTTCACTGCCGCGTCCCCGTTAGCGAAGCCGGTCCGCAAACCCGCGATGGAACCCGTGGGCCAGGATCAGCGCGGCGGTCCGCTCCACGTCGTAGGGCACGAGACGCAGGGTCAGCGCCTGCGCCTCCAGGTCGAACAGCACGTACTTGGCCCGGTTGTCTCCGTCGCGCGGCTGGCCCACGGACCCCACGTTGACCAGGTGGCGCGCCCCGCCCTCCAGCACAGTCTCCCCCTGGGGCAGGGGATGCCGAACCGGCCTGCCCCGCGAACAGGTCCAGCGCATCAGGTCGTGGGTGTGGCCCACGAAGCAGACATCCTCGCCGTACCCGGCAAAGACCCGGTCCATGTCGTCCTTGTGCTTCCAGAGATATTCGGTCACCGAGTCCGGCGGCAGCCCGTGCACCAGCCGGCAGCCGTGCGCCACCAACGACTTGGGCCGCGAGACCAGCCACTGGTACGTGTCCTCGGAAATCATCTCCCGGGTCCGGCGCAACACGTCCGCCGCAGGCTGGTTGAAACCGCGCAGATAATGGATGTTGATCAGCCCCTGCTCATGGTTGCCCATGGTGCACTCCACCCCGCGCTCGCGCAGCAGGTCCACGCACTCCTGGGGCTGCGGCCCGTACCCGATCATGTCGCCCAGACAATACGCCGCGTCTGGCGAATGCGCGTCCAAATCGGACAGGACCACCTTCAGGGCCTCGAAATTCCCGTGCACGTCGGACATGATGGCGATGCGAGTCATGGAGGCAACCTACCCTCTCCCCCCACCCCGCGCAAGAGCGCGGGGTGGGGGGAGATATGCCTCCGGCGGCCAGAGGGGGAAACTTTCGAGAAAGTTTCCCCCTCTGGACTCCCCCTTCAAAGCTTTTTGGGTGCCTTCGGCAGGTATGTGCGGGGGCGGTTGGATGGAGTTTATCCTTGGAGAAATTCAAGCAAACGGGAAACATCTGCTCAAGCGGAATAGAAATGTGACCCGCCCCGCGAAGCGGCACTATAAAGTTTTGGAAAAGAGGGGGATGGGGGTCTGGGGGAAGGGGGAGAAAAACCTTTCTCAAAAGGTTTTTCTCCCCCTTCCCCCAGCCGCCGGAGGCGCTAATCCTCGTCCAAACCGGTCAGGTCGGCGATCTCAAAGCCGGACTCTTCGGCCTTGAGCACGCGGCGCATGAGTTTGCCGGAGCGGGTCTTGGGCAGCTTGTCGCGGAATTCGATGGATTTGATGACGGCCACGGGGCCGAGTTCGTTGCGGATGGTCTTCTTGAGTTCCTTGATCATCTCGTCGCCCGGCCCGAAGCCGTCGTTGAGCAGGACGAACGCCTTGGCGGCCTCGCCCTTGATCTGGTCGGGCACGCCGATGACGGCGCATTCGCAGACCGCCGGGTGCATGCCGAAGGCGGCTTCGAGCTCGGCTGAGCCGATGCGGTGTCCGGCAATATTGATGACGTCGTCGGCGCGGCCCTGGATCCAAATGTACCCGTCCTCGTCGCGGCGGGCCACGTCGCCCGCGTAGTACACGCCGGGGATCTGGGTCCAGTATTCCTTGTACCGGTCGTCGTCGTTCCACAGCCCGGTCATCATGGACGGCCAGGGCTGGGTGACCACGAGCAGCCCGCCCTTGCCGGTGGGCACGGGCTTGCCGTCCTTGTCCACCACGTCCACGGACACGCCGGGCAGGGCCTTGGTCACGGAGCCGGGCTTGAGCACGGAGATGGGCATGGGCGAGATCATGAACATGCCGGTCTCGGTCTGCCACCAGGTGTCGAGCACCGGGCATTCGGACCGGCCGATGTTCTTGTACAGCCAGATCCACGCCTCGGGCGAGATGGGCTCGCCCACGGTGCCGAGCAGCCGCAGGGAGGACAGGTCGTGCTGCTTGGGATACTGGGTGCCGAAGCGCATGAGCATGCGGATCATGGTCGGCGCGGTGTAGAAGATGGTCACGCCGTACTTGGCGACCACGGACCACAGGCGGTCGGCCTGGGGATAGTTGGGGTGTCCCTCGTACATGACCGAGGTGGTTCCGGCCATGAGCGGGCCGTAGATGCCCGCCGAGTGGCCGGTGACCCAGCCGGGATCGGCGGTGCACCAGAATATGTCGGTGGGCTTGATGTCGAAGACCGTGGTCAGGGTGCGGTGCACGCCGACCATGTAGCCCGCGTGGGAGTGGACCACGCCCTTGGGCGTGCCGGTGGTCCCGGAGGTATAGAGCAGGAACAGCGGGTCGTCCGCGTCCATGACCTCGGTGGGGGCCTCGTTGCGCTCCTGGCGCACCAGGTCGTCGTAGTGGAAGTCGCGGCCGTCCACCATGTCCACGCCGATGTTGCAGCGCCGGACCACGACCATGGTCTCCACGCAGTCGGCGCAGGCCCCGACCAACGCCTCGTCCGCGGTCTCCTTCAGGCTGATGATCCGGCCGTTGCGGTAGAAGCCGTCGGCGGTGATGAGCAGCTTGGCCTGCGCGTCGTTGATCCGCTTGCGCAGCGCCTTGGCCGAGAACCCGGCGAAGACCACGGAGTGGACCGCGCCGATCTTGGCGGCGGCGAGCATGCTGATGACGGTCTCGGGCAGCTGCGGCATGTAGATGACCACGCGGTCGCCCTTGCGCACGCCGAGGGAACGCAGGGCGTTGGCGAACCGGTTCACCTCGCGGTAGAGCTCGAAATAGGTGTATTTGCGCTGGTCGCCCGGCTCCCCTTCCCAGATGAGCGCGAGCTTGTTCTTGTTGGCGGTCTCGATGTGGCGGTCGAGCGCGTTGTAGACGATGTTGCAGCGCGCACCCGGGAACCAGCGGTAGAACGGGGCGTCCTTGTCGTCCAGCACCTGGTCCCACTTCTTGAACCAGTCCAGCTCGTCGGCGGCCTCCTCCCAGTAGCCCGTGGGGTCCATGGCCGCGAACCGGCGCGCCCCCTCCAGCTCCTGGGGGTTGACGTTGGCTTCGATGACCAACTGCGGAAGCGGGCGGAACACCCGTTCTTCCTGAAGTAAACTGTCTATTGCGCCTGACTGGTCCATATATCCTCCTCGCAGGGCCAACCGAAATCGGTTGTGCGAGTCTCCTTGATAACAGTTTCGCCGCGCAACTCCCGCCATATTCGGTCAGCGGTCGCAGCAGCGAGTTGAACGGTACGCCGGATGAATACGGCCCGTTGTTTCAAACAGCCTTCTACAGCCCGATGATCTTCTTCAGCTCCGCGATGCGTCGGCGGCTGATGGGCAGCTCGATGCGCGTGCGGCCCGCGGTGCGGAGCATGAAGTTGGAGCCGGGCATGCTGGCGATCTCGGTGACCATGTCCAGGTTCACCAGGTATTTGCGGTGCACGCGGAAGAACCGGTGCGGTCCGAGCCTGTCCTCCAGGTTCTTGAGCCGGTAGGAGGAGAGAAATTTCTGATTGGCCGTGTGCACGTAGGAATAGTCCTCGAACGCCTCCACGAAGATGATCTGGTCGTAGGGGATGAGGATGGTGCGCCCGTCCTGGTTCACGGCCAGCTTGTCGATCTCGGGCCTGCGGTTGCCGGTCTGGTCCCAGGCGGCCTGGAGCGCGGCCAGCAGCGAGTCCTGCTCCTCGTCGTGCAGGGGCAGCTTCACGGTCTGCTCGTCGTCGCCCTCGATCTCGTCGTCGGCGTCGGCGGTGTACGGGGCCGGGGTCGGCACCTCCCGGAACCGGGTCTTGAAGGTCTGGAGCCGGTCCATGGTCCGGGCCATGCGGCCCGGCGCGGGCGGCCAGAGCAGGTAGTCCGTGGCCCCCAGCTCGAAGGCGGCATAGGCCTGGGACTCGGAATCGGAGATGAACACCAGGGCGGGTTTGTTCTTGCGCCCGGCCAGCATCTGGGCCATCTCGATGCCGCTCGCCCCGCCCGGCAGGTCCACGCCCAGGAAGAACACGCCGTAGGGGATCGCCTCCAAGAGCTCCAGGGCCTCGAAGGCCGAGACCGCCTCGCCCAGCACCTGCATGAACGGCACCTCGTCCAGCACGTCGCGCAGGGCGGTGCGGACCTCTGGGTCGGGGTGGATGAGCAGGGCTTTGAGCTTGGGCATGTCGTCTCTGTCCGGGTTGCGTGCTGGAAGACTCTCCAATACTTCATCATCTCTACCCATATTCCAGCCATGGCGCAAGGCCGTTACGGTGAACGGCACGCCTGGTCCGGCAAACGGCCCGCCCTGCCGAAGGGCCGAAAGCCGCTGATTCCCCCAGGGCTGTCAAGTTGCTTTTCCCTGCCTCCCGCATGCTTTTTCCCTCCATTCTTCGACAAACTCCGATTTCGGCGAAAACCGGGGTTACGCTCTCCCGCAAACCAAGAAAGGACGGCCCGAGCAGCGGCCCGAAGGAGATGCACATGAGCGTATTCGCAATGAGGCTGAAGCACGACCGGAACGGTCGAATCGTGGAGAAAACCGAGAGCGTGGCCGGTCAGGCCAACCTCTGGAAGTATGCCTACGACAAGGCCGGAAACCTTTCGGAGGCGTACCTGAACAACCGGCTTATCTGCCAGTGTTGGTACGACCGGGACGGTCGCCGACAGCGGGATTGCTTTCCCGCCACCGTGGGGCCCGGCTTCCGCGACTACCGGTACACCCTGGACAACCGGCTGCTGAGTACTGGAAACAACGGATTCACGCACGACGAAAACGGGTTCCGCTCAATTTGGTCGAACGGCGGCACGTACCATCTGTACGAGTACGCGCCGGACTATCGGCTCCTCAAGATGGAAGTTGAGGACCACAGTCGCGTCTACACCTTCCGCCACGACGATCAGGGCCGGCGGGCAGCCAAGTACCTAAACGGCCAACTAGTCGAAGCTTACCAATGGCTTGACTTCATCCGACTCGGCGCGTTCCACGACGGGCGGCACGCCTACGAGCTCTCCTACCGCAAGGACGAGCGCACCCCCTACGCCATGCGCCGCGACGACGGGACCGTGGCCGGGCTGTTTTACGACCAGGTCGGCTCCCTGCGCCTGGTTGTGGACACACACGACAACGTGATAAAGGAAATCGTGTACGATCCGTTCGGCGGGATCATCGAAGACACCAACCCGTCCCTGCGCGTCCCCCTCGGTTTCGCGGGCGGCCTGCACGACCGGGATCTGGGCTTTGTCCGGTTCGGGTGGCGAGACTACGACACCTTCACCGGCAGATGGACCGCGCCCGACCCCATCGGGGACAGGGGCGGCGATCCGGATTGGTATGGGTACTGCCTGGACGATCCGGTCAACGGGGTGGACCCGGTGGGGCTTTTTCGGTTTGGTAAAAGAGGGTTGGGAGGACTGCCGCTGCTTGGCATTTTTTCCGACAACCAGATTGATGATTCCTTGAACACGGAAATCGCTCATGAACACGGATTTTATGAAGATGGTTCAGGTGGCGATGTTGGATTGTTCAAAGACGGCGTTCGGCACAATACGGAAAATATTCAAGATTATGAGCTGGAAGATAAGCATTATGACGACAAGCGAATGCGTCGGACGGTAGGCAGTCTGGGGAAACAAGAGTACAATCTGTTGGGCATTGGTGGGGAAAAAAACAATTGCCAGGACTATGCCGATAAGATGCGTAAGAGATATTGGCTGTTGGATCGAGGAGACCGCCAACGATAGTAAAAAGCCATTAAAAGGGTGGGGCGTTCAGCCCCACCTCATGGGCGCGAAATGAAAAAAACGGGCATATTGATTGTCGTGTTGCTGATTGTCTCTTTTTGGGCAAATTCACACAGAAATGAACTTGCAGTTTGGTTCAATAGCGATTCCTTCTACAAACCAATATTCATAGGCGACTTGGATGTATTGCACTCTGGGAGTACTGTGAGCGCCGAATTAACATCTGAATACGATGTCCGGCATGGTTTTTTTCTGACTTTCCCTTGTGATCACTTGCCCATGAACTTCTTCGCGAATTTGGATGGGTCCATTCAATACACAATTAAATCCGGCGATATAGTGTTGGTGTCGAAGGTTGTCTCGCCACCTCCACACCCAATGGGTGGCTTGAATGAAAAAGGCTGCGACATTGTATTATTTACCTTTGATCTTCCCTTTCAGGGGCACGACTCAGTCACTCTTGAAGTTGTGGTTAAATCTCCCATAACCAAGCTGGCCGCTTATCAGGATATTCGATGCGAGGTGTCCCCCGCTTATTGGCCCAAATAACGTTTGAAGATAAAGGCATTTCTCCTTCCATCAGCGCCACCGGATCGTACCTGGCGGCCAAGGCTAAGGACGGGCAAATGAAAATGATTGCTGGCCAGATATTCTTATCGATTGCCCTTGTACTATGCACTTGGGGCGGGTTGATGGATATCCGAAAATGGTACCGTACCCGACATATGGACCTTCGTCCGTTTTCATGGAAACGGTGGTTCAACAAAGATGAAGGCCTGAACCCGCGAGAGAAGCTTATCAACGGGATTATGGCATAATCATTGGTGCGTTTGCGGCATTGATCTTCCTGTCTTCTTTTTAGATTTATTGATACGCCCGAGGCAAAAGCCTCGGGCGCGTTTGATTTGTTGTGGCGAGTGTTGGGCGGTATTTTGCGGACACCAACCCGTCCCTGCGCGTCCCCCTCGGTTTCGCGGGCGGCCTGCACGACCGGACTGCCGCAAGCATCGCTGCTTTGTGTAAAAAAAACCGGCACACGCCGCTTGCACGGCAACACCCGTTTATCTATATTCAACCATCATGAAGAATCCCTACCTGAAACGAGTGATCAAGTTCCTGCATTCCCACGTGCTCATGTCGTTCATCATATACGGCGCCGCCATCGGCATCCTGGCTGGTGCCCTGTGGGGGACCTTCCAGTTCGTCAAGCCGCTGCCGCCCGACAAGGTGATCATGGTCACCGGCAGCGAGAGCGGGGCCTACTACGCCTTCGCCATGCGCTACAAGGCGTTCTTCGCCGGGCACGGCTATGATCTGGAGGTGCGCACCTCCAACGGCTCCATGGACAACCTGGCCATCCTCTCGGACCCGGAGTCCGACGTCCAGGCCGCGTTCATGCAGGGCGGCATCGCCAAGGCGGACGACCACCCGCATCTGGAGAGCCTGGCCGCTCTCTACTACGAGCCGGTCTGGGTGTTCGTGTCCAAGCGGCTCCGGCTGGAGACCCTGGCCGACCTCAAGGGGCGCAGAGTGGCCGTCGGGGCCGAGGGCAGCGGCACCAACCACCTGGTCTCCATGCTGCTCGCGGAGAACGGGGTGACCGCCGAGAACGCCGAGTTCCTGCCCGAAGGGGCGGGCATGGCCGCGCCCAAGCTCCTGAATCGCGAAATCGACGCCCTGTTCACCATCGCCGGGGTGGATTCAAAGGCCGTGCGCGAGCTGAGCGGGGCGAACCGCACCGTGGAGCTCTATTCCTTCGACCGGGCCGAGACCTACGTGCGCACCCACCACTTCCTGAAAAAGCTGACTCTGCCGCCGGGCGGCATCGACCTTATGCGCGACCTGCCCGCCGACGACGTGACCTTGGTCGCGCCCGCCGCCAACCTGATCATCCGCGATGATCTGCATCCCGCCCTGCGCTACCTTTTCCTGCTGGCAGCGGCCAAGATTCACGGTGAGGGCGACATGTTCGCCATGTCCGGCGAGTTCCCCAACGGCCAGGCGCTGCTTTTCCCCCTGAGCGACGAGTCCGCCAACTTCTTCAAGTCCGGGCCGCCGTTCCTGATGCGGTATCTGCCGTTCCAGGCGGCCATCACCGCCGAACGGCTCAAGATTCTGCTCATCCCCCTGCTGACCTTGCTCTTCCCGCTGTTCAAGATCACCCCGCCCGCTTACCGGTGGCAGATCAGGCGGCGCATCTTCAAGTGGTACAAGCACTTGAAGCGGCTGGACATGGAGGCGCTCGACCTCACTGATGCGGCCCGCGCCGAGGAGATGCTCGACCAGTTGAAGGAGATGGACCGGCAGGTGCTGGAGACGTCGGTGCCGCTTTCGTACACGGATAATGTGTATTCCCTGCGGGTGCATATTCGGCTGATCAGGACTCGGTTGGAGCGGATAGTGGAGAAGGCGGGGAGCGCTGGGTAGGAAAGCTGTTCCTTTTCTTTCTCTTGGAGAAGAGAGGAGAAAGAGGAGAGCCGTCGCTGGCGCTCCTCCAAGTTTTTTTGGAGCCCTCCCGGCGGGGTTCTTTCTTTTCCGGGCGAAAAGAAAGAACCAAAGAAACGCCGGGGGGGACATCCCCGCCCGAGTTTGGCCGCTGAGATTCCGATCCGCTCGGGGCGGCTCCATCCCATGAAAAGTAGAGTGCGAGCCTCCACGGGAACGCCCCTTTTAAGGGATACCGAGGGGCCACGAGAACGGAGCCGCCGCCCCTTCGCGGTCGGCTTCTAGGCGTCCAGAACAGGGCTCGCTGCGTGCTGCTTGGCGGTACGAAGGGCGAAGGAAGAGGGGCCTTCGGACGGGACTTCGGGGTAGGAGAGCCACTCTTTGAGGCTGCGCCTCAAAGGCGTTCCATGGGAGGGCCTTCGTAAGACTTGGCGGGGTATGAAAGCCGCTGTTTGGGGCTGTGCCCCAAAGACACTCCAAGGGAGGTCCGTTGGGCGGGGCTTGGGTGATGAGAGCCGCTGTTGGGGCTGCGCCCCAAGGCGCTCCGGGGTGCGATGGACGGGGCTGTGGAGGTGACGGCTGTTTGAGGCTGCGCCTCAAAGGCGCGAGAGGGGATGGTTTGGAGTTGATTTGCCCTTCCGCATTTGACCTCTTTTGCCATCCCCCTCACGCTCGGACGGCCTTCGTCCGAAGAGCGGTCATTCGGAAACCGGGGCCTAGAGCCTGTCTCAAGCGCCGAAGCGCAGCCCGACTGAGTCTGCCTCGGCAGACATGCCGTCAGGGCAGCGAAAGGCGCTTACAGGCTCTTGGCCACTGTTTTCGCGCCGCCGCACCGCAAGCGCACTTTTTGCTTACTTTTTGGGGCGCCAGCCAAAAAGTAAGGCGCTGTAAGAGCGCAAAACGGTCTATCTCAACAGGAAAAACCCCAGACGCGGACGCGCGGACGTCTTTACCGCGCTCCTCCCTTTTGTGCCTTACCACCCACGCTCGGACAATCCCGGCCCGGAGAGCGGTCATTCGGAAACCGGGGCCTAGAGCCTGTTTCAAGCGCCGAAGCGCAGCCCGACTGAGTCTGCCCCGGCAGACATGCCGTCAGGGCAGCGGGAGGCGCTTACAGGCTCTTGGCCACTGTTTCCGCGCCGCCGCACCGCAAGCGCACTTTTTGCTTACTTTTTGGGGCGCCAGCCAAAAAGTAAGGCGCTGTAAAAGCGCAATTGGATTTTCCGCAACAGGGGTACACCAGACGCGGACGCGCGGCCCAAACCCACCGCGCTCCTCCCTCTTCCTCTCATCCAAAAAAAGAAATCCATACACTCTCCCGCCAAATCCGCAGCCTCTCCGCGCCCCGCCTCTTCCGCCATCTCTTCCACGCTCGGACAATCCCGGCCCGGAGAGCGGTCATTCGGAAACCGGGGCCTAGAGCCTGTTTCGAGCGCCGAAGCGGAGCCCGACTGAGTCTGCTTCGGCAGACATGCCGTCAGGGCAGCGGGAGGCGCTTACAGGCTCTTGGCCACTGTTTTCGCGCCGCCGCACCGCAAGCGCACTTTTTGCTTACTTTTTGGGGCGCAAGCCAAAAAGTAAGGCGCTGTAAAAGCGCAAAACGGTTCATCGCGACAGGGGAACATCAGACGCGGACGCGCGGCCCAAACCGACCGCGCTCCTCCCCTCTTGCTCTTCCCACTTCTTCCTTGATGCAAAACAAAAGCCCCGTCCGACGAGTGCGTCGGACGGGGCTTTGCGCATTGTCTTCTAAAGCAGCCGGGCGGCAATCTCCGCAGCTGCCCGGCGCCCCGCCCCCATGGCCGAGATAACCGTGGCCGCCCCGGTCACGATATCGCCTCCGGCAAACACGTTGGGGATGGAGGTCTCGCCGGTTTCCGGGTCGGCCTGGATATACCCCCACTTGGTCAACTCCAGGTCCGGGGTGGCCTCAAGCAGGATCGGGTTGGGCCGGGTGCCCACGGCGATGATCGCCATGTCGCAGGTCACCTGCTCGGTCTCGCCGTCCAGACAGACCGGGGAGCAGCGGCCCGAGTCGTCCGGTTCGCCCAGCGCCATCTTCTGCACGGTCATGGCCTTGAGGCGGCCCTGGTTGTCGCCGTGGAAGGAGAGCGGGCCGCACAGGCAGCGGATCTGCACGCCCTCTTCCATGGCGTGCTCGATCTCCTCGCGGCGGGCGGGCATCTCGTCCTCGGACCGGCGGTAAACGATGGAGACTTCCTTCGCGCCCATGCGCAGTGCGGTGCGCGCTGCATCCATGGCCACGTTCCCCGCGCCGATGACGGCCACCCGCCGGGCCTTGTAGGCCGGGGTGTCGTAGTTGGGGAAATCATAGGCCCGGCCCAGGTTGACGCGGGTCAGGTACTCGTTGGCCGAGAACACGCCGACCAGGTTCTCGCCCGGCACGTTCAGGAAACGCGGCAGCCCCGCGCCCACGCCGATGAAGACCGCGTTGTAGCCCTGGTCCATGAGGTCCTGGATGGTGATGGTCTTGCCGCCCACCCAGTTGGTGTGGAAGGTCACGCCGAGCGCGCGCAACCCGTCCAGCTCGCGGGCGACCACGGACTTGGGCAGCCGGAACTCCGGGATGCCGTAGATGAGCACCCCGCCCGGCTCGTGTAGGGCCTCGAACACGTCCACCTTGATGCCGCGCCCGGCCAGGTACCCGGCCACGGTCAGGGAGGAGGGGCCGGAGCCGATGCAGGCGACCTTGACGTCCTCGCGTTCGAGCGCACAGGTGGACAGGTCCGTGACCTCCTCGCAGGCGCTTTCCGCGGCAAAGGTGTCGGCCACGTAGCGTTCCAGCCGCCCGATGGCCACGGGCTCGTGCTTCTTGCCGAGGACGCACTTGCCCTCGCACTGGTTCTCCTGCGGACAGACCCGGCCGCAGACCGCGGGCAGGGAGTTGGTCTTGCGGATGGCGTCATAGGCCCCCTGCAGGTCGTCGTCCACCAGGCAGCCGATGAATGACTTGATGTCGATGTTCACCGGACACCCTTCCTGGCACAACGGCTTCTTGCACTGCAGACAGCGCTCGGCCTCGATCAGGGCCTGCTCGCGGGAGTAGCCCAGGGCCACCTCGCTGAAATTTCCGGCCCGCACCTGGGCGTCCTGGTGGGGCATCGGCGTACGGCCACGAACTTTCTTCTGCTTCTTATCGGCCATTGCACTGACACTCCTTGCTGAACAACTCCATGGATTCCTCTTCCTGCTTCTTGAACTGCCACAGCCGGGTCTTGAGCTCGGCGAAGTCCACCTGGTGGCCGTCGAACTCCGGGCCGTCCACGCAGGCGAACAGGGTCTTGCCGCCCACGGTGCAGCGGCACGCGCCGCACATGCCGATGCCGTCGACCATGATGGAGTTGAGCGACACCGTGGTCTTGGTGCCGAAGGGCAGGGTCACGCGGCAGACCGCCTCCATCATCGGGACCGGCCCGATGGCGACCACCTCGGCCACCTCGTCCTCGGTCTCCAGGATGTCCTTGAGGACCTCGGTGACGAACCCCTTGTGGCCCTCGCTGCCGTCGTCGGTGGCGATGCGCACTTCGGGACAGAACGAAGAAAGTTCGGTGCAGAACAGGAGCAGGTTCTTGGAGCGCGCGCCGATGATGGCGATGACCCGGTTGCCCGCCTCCACGTGGCCCTTGGCGATGTGATGCATGGCCGCGATGCCGGTGCCGCCGCCCACGCAGACCACGGTGCCGGACTTCTCGATGTGCGTGGGCCGCCCCAGCGGGCCGCAGACGTCCATG encodes:
- the gltA gene encoding NADPH-dependent glutamate synthase is translated as MADKKQKKVRGRTPMPHQDAQVRAGNFSEVALGYSREQALIEAERCLQCKKPLCQEGCPVNIDIKSFIGCLVDDDLQGAYDAIRKTNSLPAVCGRVCPQENQCEGKCVLGKKHEPVAIGRLERYVADTFAAESACEEVTDLSTCALEREDVKVACIGSGPSSLTVAGYLAGRGIKVDVFEALHEPGGVLIYGIPEFRLPKSVVARELDGLRALGVTFHTNWVGGKTITIQDLMDQGYNAVFIGVGAGLPRFLNVPGENLVGVFSANEYLTRVNLGRAYDFPNYDTPAYKARRVAVIGAGNVAMDAARTALRMGAKEVSIVYRRSEDEMPARREEIEHAMEEGVQIRCLCGPLSFHGDNQGRLKAMTVQKMALGEPDDSGRCSPVCLDGETEQVTCDMAIIAVGTRPNPILLEATPDLELTKWGYIQADPETGETSIPNVFAGGDIVTGAATVISAMGAGRRAAAEIAARLL
- a CDS encoding sulfide/dihydroorotate dehydrogenase-like FAD/NAD-binding protein produces the protein MGYTILKKEELIPGQTTMMVIEAPQIAKKAKPGNFVMLRVSEHGERIPLTIADCDREAGTITIVYLVVGKTTAEMNTLQQGGEFMDVCGPLGRPTHIEKSGTVVCVGGGTGIAAMHHIAKGHVEAGNRVIAIIGARSKNLLLFCTELSSFCPEVRIATDDGSEGHKGFVTEVLKDILETEDEVAEVVAIGPVPMMEAVCRVTLPFGTKTTVSLNSIMVDGIGMCGACRCTVGGKTLFACVDGPEFDGHQVDFAELKTRLWQFKKQEEESMELFSKECQCNGR